CGACCCGCGCGGTCGGGGTCGCTATGCCGAGGTGCACGGTGACCTGGAACGCGCCGAGCACGTCGCCGTCATGGTCCCCGGCACGGGCATCACCCTGCGCTCCTTCGATCCCCGTTCCGACCACGTCGGCACGCCGGGGGAGATGGGCGCCGCCCTGTACGCGGCGCAGCGTGCGCTGACGACGGAACCGGCGACGGCGGTGATCGCCTGGGCGGGCTACGACACCCCGCAGGCCCTGGGCGTCGGCGCCGCGACCGCGACTCATGCCGAGGCCGGGGCGGTGCTGCTGAACAGGCTCGTCGAGGGTCTGCACGCCGCGCGGGCGGCGCTGGACGGGACGGCGGAGGGCGGCGAGGACAGCGCGTCGACGCCCGGCCGACCGGCCGCCCCGACAGCGTCTGCTCGCCCTTCTGCCGTTCGCCTCGCAGCAGACTCGGCGAACACGTCGGGGGCGGCCGCACCGCCCCTGCGGCTCGCACTGTTCTGCCACAGCTACGGATCGGTGGTGTGCGGCCGGGCCGCCGCAGGCCTCCCGGTGCAGGACGTCGTCTTCTTCGGCAGCCCCGGCGTCGGCGTGGACTCGGCGGACGAGTTGAACACCGACGCTCGCGTCTGGGCCGCGCGCGGGCCGCAGGACTGGATTCGACATGTCCCCAACGTCCGCCTGCTCGGCTTCGGACACGGTCGCGACCCGTCGTCGGCGGCCTTCGGCGCCCGGCGAGTCCCGGCCGCGCGCGTCGCGGGCCACGACGGCTACCTCCGGGGCGACAGCGACGCCGCCCGCTGGTTCACCCGCATCTCGCTCGGCCTCGCCGCCGAGCCGTACTCGCCGTCGAACAGGACGTGGACCGATGCCCAGATCTGATCAGACCGCCGCTTCGTTGCGGCCTTTGCGTTCCGATCGTCTCGCCTACTCGGCCGCGCCGCCGATCGCCCTGCTGCATCCGGCGGCGCGGCAGCCGTCCGGCTCGCACCCCGGCCGGGGACGGCCGCGCGGGCCGATGCTGTGCAGGAGGGCCGAGGCGATCGACGCCGCGACACCGCCGGAACGGGACCGCGTGATCGACGCCCTGCGCGCGCTGGCCATCGTCGGTGTCGTGCTCGGGCACTGGCTGGTCAGCGTGGTCGTGTTCGACGAGAACGGCCCGCACATCGCCAGCCCGTTGCAGCACATGCCCGCGCTCGCCCCGCTGACCTGGGTGTTCCAGCTGCTCGGCCTGTTCTTCTTCGCGGGCGGCTGGGCGAACGCGCGCAGTCTGCACCGAGCGGCGGGCCGCTCGGTGGGTACAGCGGCGGGCCGCTCGGTGGGTACAGCGGCGGGCCGCTCAGTGGCTACAGCGGCGGGCCGCGCCGCGCCGCGCCACCGCGCCGCGAGGACTCGGGGACGGGCCTGCCTCGGCGGATGGGATCGAGTCGAGCCGGGATCGCCGCTCCGGAGCGCTTATCCGGGCTGGCTGCTCGGCCGCCTGCATCGGATGCTTCGACCCGTGGTGCTGTTGGCGGTGCTGGTGGCCGGTGGCCTCGGCGGGCTGGCGGCGGCGGGCTGGTCGGGCACGGACCTGTACACGGTCGGCCTGTTCGTGGTGAGCCCCTTGTGGTTCCTGCCGGTCTATCTGGGGTTGACCGCGCTCACCCCGCTCGCGGCGACGGCGGTCCGCCGCTGGGGCGCCTGGGCGGCGCTGGGCCCCGCCGTCGTGGTCCTGGTGCTGGACGTCCTGCGGTACGGGCCGTGGTGGGAGGTCCCCGCCTCGGTGGGGACCCCGAACCTGATCGCGGCGTGGCTGGTGCCCTATCTGCTCGGGATCGCGTTCGCTCAGGGCAGGCTGTCGACGGCGGCCGGACTGCGGATGCTGATCGCGGGCGTGCTGGCCTGCGCGGTGCTGATCCTGCTCGCGGACTATCCGGCGAGCATGACGGGCGTGACGGGCGCTGATCGGTCCAACATGGGGCCGCCGTCGCTGCTGGTGCCCGCCATGGCCGTGGCGCAGCTGGGTGTGGCCCTGCTGCTGTATGAGCGGCTTGCCCGACTGCTGCGGCGGCCGATGCTCTGGGCGTCGGTGGTCCTGCTGAATCTGGTGGCGATGACCGTCTACCTCTGGCACCAGACGGCCCTGCTGACGACCCAGCTCGGCACCCACGCGCTGGGCCTGCGCCTGCCCGCCCTCGACGGGGTGCCCGTCGACGCGGCGTGGCTGGCGGGCCGGATCGCCGTGTTCCCGGTGTGCGCGGCGGTGCTGGCGCTGTTGATCCTGCTGTTCCGCCGTTGGGAGCAGCGCAGCGCACCTCGCGTGCTGCACACCGAGCAGGCCGGAGCGTCCGTCCGCCCGGAGGCGTGAGTCTGCGCCGCGCCGTCGGATCGAGAGCGCGTGGTCACCGGGCCCGCCGGATGTGCGGTGCCGCACGGTGACCACGCGGCCTCGACTCAGCCCTCGGTGCGCCAGACCTCGCCGTCGGGGTGCGCGAATCGTCGGCGCGAGTCGGCGTGCATCTCCGCACCGGAACCGGGATCGACGGGCACCCGGTAGCGTCCGCGCTCCACCCGAACCGGGGTGACGAAGTGCTCGTGCAGGTGATCGACGTACTCGATCGCCCGCCCCTCCATCGAGCCGGACACCGCCACGAAGTCGAACATCGACAGATGCTGCACCAGTTCACACAGCCCGACGCCGCCCGCGTGCGGACACACCGGGACGCCGAACTTGGCCGCCAGCAGCAGGATCGCCACGTTCTCGTTGATCCCGCCCACCCTGGTGGCGTCGATCTGGAGGATGTCGACGGCCCCGGCTTGAAGAAGCTGTTTGAAGACCACCCTGTTCTGCACGTGCTCCCCGGTGGCGACCCGGATCGGCGCCGCGCCGGAGCGGATCGCCGCGTGACCGAGGATGTCGTCGGGCGAGGTCGGCTCCTCGATCCACCATGGACTGAACTCGCGGAGCCGACGCAGCCACGGCACCGCCTCGTCGACGCTCCACCGCTGATTCGCGTCGATGGCGATCCGCACGTCGGGCCCCACCGCCTCCCGCGCCACCCGCATCCGACGGACGTCGTCCGTCACCGAGGCTCCGACCTTCAGCTTGATCAGGTCGAAGCCGTCGGCCACCGCCTCGGCCGAGAGCCGCGCGAGCTTCTCGTCGTCGTAGCCGAGCCAGCCGGGAGAGGTCGTGTAGCCCGGATAGCCTGCCGCCTCGAGTTCGGCCAGCCGCTGCCCGCGACCGGGCTCGGCCGCCCGCAGGATCGCCAAGGCCTCCTCGCGGGTGAGCGCGTCGGTGAGGTAGCGGAAGTCGACGAGGTCGACGAGCTGTTCCGGGGTGAGCGAGGCGAGCAGCCGCCACACCGGCAGCCCGGCGCGCTTGGCGGCCAGGTCCCACGCGGCGTTGACCACCGCGCCGACCGCCATGTGCATGACGCCCTTCTCCGGCCCGAGCCAGCGCAGCTGCGAGTCCGAGACGAGTTCGCGAGACAGCCCGCCGAGATCGGCGCACAACTCCTCGACGTCCCGGCCGACGACATACGGCGCGAGCAGCGCGATCGCCGCGCACTGGACGTCGTTGCCCCGGCCGATGGTGAAGACGAAGCCGTGTCCGTCGGGCCCGTCGTCGGTGCGCAGCACCGCATAGGCGGCCGAGTAGTCCGGATCGGGATTCATCGCGTCCGAGCCGTCGAGTTCCCGCGAGGTGGGGAAGCGCACGTCAGAGACGTCGAGCGCGAGGACTCGGCTCATTCGGCGGTTCCCGATGTGACCATGACCTGGCGCTGTCGGCCCAGCCCGTCGATCTCGATCTCCACGACGTCCCCGGCGGCGAGATACGGGAAGCGACCGGACATGGCGACCCCCTCCGGGGTTCCGGTGTTGATGACGTCGCCGGGCTCCAGGGTCAGGAAGTGGCTCAGGTGCCAGACCAGGTGGGCGACGCTGAACACCATGTCCGAGGTGGAGGAGTCCTGCCGGGCCTCGCCGCCGACCCAGGACCGCAGGCGCAGATCCTGCGGGTCGGCGATCTCGTCGGCGGGTGCCAGCCACGGGCCGAGCGGGTTGAAGCCGGGACCGCACTTGCCCAGCGACCACTGGCCGCCGGACCGCTCCAGCTGCCACTCGCGCTCGGAGATGTCGTTGGACACCGTGTAGCCGGCGATGTGCGCGAGGGCGTCCTTCTCGCTGGCCAGCCTGCTGGCACGCCTGCCGATCACGACCGCCAGCTCCACCTCCCAGTCGGTGCGCGAGCTGTTCGGCGGGATCTCCACCGCGTCGTCCGGTCCGACGATCGTGTTGGGATGCTTGAAGAACAGGATGGGCTGGGCTGGCGGTTCGGCGCCGGACTCCCGCGCGTGGGCTGCGTAGTTCTGGCCGATGCACAGCACCGCCGTCGGCCGCGCCACGGGCGCGCCGACCCGCAGGCCCGTCGCGTCGAGCGCGGGCAGCGTCCCGGCGGCGAGCGCCTGCCTGGCGCGGGCGATGCCGTCGCCCGCGAGAAAGGCGCCGTCGATGTCGTCGGTGACCGGGGTCAGGTCGAAGACCGAGCCGTCGTCGGCTCGCAGGGCGGGACGTTCGGCCCCCACAGGACCGAGTCGAAGCAGCCGCACGGGTACTCCTCTCCTACCGCCGTGGCAGGCGGTCTGAACGATGTGGACGGTGTGTCTCTCGGCCTGGTGCCGGGCGATCTCCGCCCAGCGGCCGACGGACCCGCGCTCCTCGGCGGGGGCCGGGGCTCGGCGAGACGCGCCGGGACGCGGGTTCGTGGGACGGCGGGCGATCGGAGGCGGGCGCGGCGGCACGACTTCGGACGGGCTGTCGGTGCTCACCCGCCCGCTCCGATCCGGCGCGCGGGCGCCCGAGGCGCGTCACGGCGTGTCCCGACTCTCGACCAGCGGCCGCAGCCGGTCGTAGTAGGCCGCCTCCAGGTGGGCGCGCATGGCCGTCTCGGCCTCGGTCGGGTCGCCGCGCAGGATCGCCTCGGTCACCCTGCGGTGCTCCGCCACCGTCATCGTGCCCGCCCGGTGGTCGTAGTACAGCCGGAAGATGTGCAGGTGGCAGTGGGTCCGTTCGAAGGCCCGTCGGATCTGGCCGCTGCCTGCCAGCTCGGCGACGAGCAGGTGAAAGCGGGTGTCGTGCAGGGCGAGTTCCTGATAACGCGGGGAATCCGGCGTCGCGCAGGAGTCCATCTCGGCACGCAGCCGGGACTTCGGCCCCGTCCCGGCGGAGCGAGCCGCCTCCGAGGCCGCCCACGGTTCGATGAGCAGCCGGAAGCGGTAGAGGTCGTCCAACTGGTCGAGGGTGAGCAGCGACGTCGTCCGATAGCCGCGCAGCGGCTCCTTGACGACCAGTTCGGCCGACTCCAGCCGGGCCAGCGCCTCGCGGACCGGGGTGGGGGAGACGGCAAGCGTGCGGGCGAGCCCGTCAATCGAGACCCTGGCGCCGGGGGCGATCGCGTGATCCATGATGAGGTTCTTGATCGTCTCGTAGACGTCGTCGACCAGGACGTTCCTGCGGCGACCCTGCGGCGCGGTCGTCGTCGCGGGACCGGGGTCGGTTTCTGCCGTGCCGACGGCCATCGTGCCTCCCGCGTCCGTGCGCCAGAGCCGCCTCGACGGCAACCCTTCGTCCTGCACCCTAGGCTGAGGCGGCCCGAAATCCTATAGGATTCGCCGACCGCCGGCCTCCTTCGGTCGAACTCGGAGCCTGGTGGGAGTCCCGCCCTCGGCGCACGGCCTGGAGTCCGAATCGGAGCCCGACGAGGATCGTCCTGCGGATCGGGCGGGATTCGGACGAGTCGGGACGGGCAGCGGTAACGGCGTACCCCGGCTTGCGCGGGGCGGACCACAGACACACCGAAGGCGCACCCGGCCTGGCCGGCTCACCCCCGCTTGCGCGGGGCGGACACTCGGGCGCTGTTCGCCGCGCCGCCGATCCCCGGCTCACCCCCGCTTGCGCGGGGCGGACATCACCGCGTGCGACAGACTCGGCATCCGCGACGGCTCACCCCCGCTTGCGCGGGGCGGACACCCGACGCCCGGACCCGCGCAGGAGTATGCCCGGCTCACCCCCGCTTGCGCGGGGC
The Actinoalloteichus fjordicus DNA segment above includes these coding regions:
- a CDS encoding alpha/beta hydrolase encodes the protein MRNARAGVVTLVLALLLPWCAGSATGPAPLQPLTGAAEWSRQVVDGVATPDPESADPRVVAEFFASLRPQQAEELAERFPFVVGNLDGAPATLRYAANRRALAQERSRLRAVAADVEEYGPARDSARHLAAVYGRLARDGRPILVFDPRGRGRYAEVHGDLERAEHVAVMVPGTGITLRSFDPRSDHVGTPGEMGAALYAAQRALTTEPATAVIAWAGYDTPQALGVGAATATHAEAGAVLLNRLVEGLHAARAALDGTAEGGEDSASTPGRPAAPTASARPSAVRLAADSANTSGAAAPPLRLALFCHSYGSVVCGRAAAGLPVQDVVFFGSPGVGVDSADELNTDARVWAARGPQDWIRHVPNVRLLGFGHGRDPSSAAFGARRVPAARVAGHDGYLRGDSDAARWFTRISLGLAAEPYSPSNRTWTDAQI
- a CDS encoding acyltransferase family protein, encoding MPRSDQTAASLRPLRSDRLAYSAAPPIALLHPAARQPSGSHPGRGRPRGPMLCRRAEAIDAATPPERDRVIDALRALAIVGVVLGHWLVSVVVFDENGPHIASPLQHMPALAPLTWVFQLLGLFFFAGGWANARSLHRAAGRSVGTAAGRSVGTAAGRSVATAAGRAAPRHRAARTRGRACLGGWDRVEPGSPLRSAYPGWLLGRLHRMLRPVVLLAVLVAGGLGGLAAAGWSGTDLYTVGLFVVSPLWFLPVYLGLTALTPLAATAVRRWGAWAALGPAVVVLVLDVLRYGPWWEVPASVGTPNLIAAWLVPYLLGIAFAQGRLSTAAGLRMLIAGVLACAVLILLADYPASMTGVTGADRSNMGPPSLLVPAMAVAQLGVALLLYERLARLLRRPMLWASVVLLNLVAMTVYLWHQTALLTTQLGTHALGLRLPALDGVPVDAAWLAGRIAVFPVCAAVLALLILLFRRWEQRSAPRVLHTEQAGASVRPEA
- a CDS encoding L-fuconate dehydratase, encoding MSRVLALDVSDVRFPTSRELDGSDAMNPDPDYSAAYAVLRTDDGPDGHGFVFTIGRGNDVQCAAIALLAPYVVGRDVEELCADLGGLSRELVSDSQLRWLGPEKGVMHMAVGAVVNAAWDLAAKRAGLPVWRLLASLTPEQLVDLVDFRYLTDALTREEALAILRAAEPGRGQRLAELEAAGYPGYTTSPGWLGYDDEKLARLSAEAVADGFDLIKLKVGASVTDDVRRMRVAREAVGPDVRIAIDANQRWSVDEAVPWLRRLREFSPWWIEEPTSPDDILGHAAIRSGAAPIRVATGEHVQNRVVFKQLLQAGAVDILQIDATRVGGINENVAILLLAAKFGVPVCPHAGGVGLCELVQHLSMFDFVAVSGSMEGRAIEYVDHLHEHFVTPVRVERGRYRVPVDPGSGAEMHADSRRRFAHPDGEVWRTEG
- a CDS encoding fumarylacetoacetate hydrolase family protein is translated as MRLLRLGPVGAERPALRADDGSVFDLTPVTDDIDGAFLAGDGIARARQALAAGTLPALDATGLRVGAPVARPTAVLCIGQNYAAHARESGAEPPAQPILFFKHPNTIVGPDDAVEIPPNSSRTDWEVELAVVIGRRASRLASEKDALAHIAGYTVSNDISEREWQLERSGGQWSLGKCGPGFNPLGPWLAPADEIADPQDLRLRSWVGGEARQDSSTSDMVFSVAHLVWHLSHFLTLEPGDVINTGTPEGVAMSGRFPYLAAGDVVEIEIDGLGRQRQVMVTSGTAE
- a CDS encoding GntR family transcriptional regulator, translating into MAVGTAETDPGPATTTAPQGRRRNVLVDDVYETIKNLIMDHAIAPGARVSIDGLARTLAVSPTPVREALARLESAELVVKEPLRGYRTTSLLTLDQLDDLYRFRLLIEPWAASEAARSAGTGPKSRLRAEMDSCATPDSPRYQELALHDTRFHLLVAELAGSGQIRRAFERTHCHLHIFRLYYDHRAGTMTVAEHRRVTEAILRGDPTEAETAMRAHLEAAYYDRLRPLVESRDTP